Genomic segment of Glandiceps talaboti chromosome 17, keGlaTala1.1, whole genome shotgun sequence:
TACTTTTAGTAGTGTTACTGCActttacaaaaacactggtagacAATAGTTAACACTGCTAAAAggactagggaactcaggtacattttacctacttaccatccaCAGAATAAAACACTATTGTATACTTTTTTTCATCATCACAATCAAAGACAAGCCATCCTAAAGGgattttcaatgtttttccTAAACGCGTCTAAAAACTGTGATGCAGAATCACTCTCAACAACTCTCTGGTCACTACACAGTGTTACCGACATTAGTGTTTCAGGTTTATTATCATCATTTAGTACAAGTCTTGATCTTCCAATGGCCAAAATAGCGGCCTGAGGTGGGTTTATAATGGCAGTGAAGTCTTGAATACCAAACATACCTAAATTGGATATCCTGTcaaaaaagagagagaagaaGATTTGGAGTTATGGTGTTTGAATTATTAGTCTGGTTATCTCTAATTCACAATCTGCTAGTTGCTGGTTTGACCCCTACTCATGACATTTATTTCTCAATGGCTAAATTCCTTAGGCAAGATTTTGAACAATGATTGTCCGTCAGTCATATATGGGGCCTTGTATGACAGTAATTGCTATTTaaaggatatacatgtaatccCATGTGCTTACAAGACAGCATGCTTCCCAGAGAATTGAGAAATTATTAAGTACTGAAAACCATTGCGCAATCATAGGTGCATGCCAGGGTAATGCCTGTAAAGTGTTCAGAGCATAGTGTGGAAAAGcatgatataaaaaataacgCTTCCATTATAGAATAAGTGAAACATAACAATAATATTAACACTTATGGTATTGCAATTTTTTATTTCCTGCCTTCCCACAACAGCCAGTTTCTAATCCACACTTAGCTTTCAACCGAGATGTGAAAATATAAGTATAGACTTTACAAACACAATTTATACTTACGTAAAAGAACCTCCTTGAAATTCATTTAACTTGAGTTTTCCTTCCCTTGCTCTCCCTGCTAGGTcctacaaacatacacacaacaaGAGACTGTTATTCAATGTTTTCCACTTTGTTATAGGTATGGATTCTTGGTAACAGAAGGGGATAATCTGGTAAAAATTGTAGACTGTAACAGATTGTGTCCCTTAATACATAAAACTAATGTAAAGACTTTGAAATCTGTTTTTGTCTGTTCAGATTTATCTATTGTCTGTAATTAATCCGTTATTGTGAATAACACCTCACTTCAAAGagaattgtacattttgtatgagcAGATGTAAAGGTTTGTTTGTAGTTGTGTGTATTACCTAATCTGGTGTGACTGGGAGGAAAGTCCTCCTACTGTACAAGGGTgagggtaaccaagactagattatttttAGTTGCAAATAATATGAGATGATTTACACCAGTATTTGAGACATGTTTATCAGCACATTTTCCACAAAGCACTATTCATTCAagatggtgggtttgcaagttccctatatTAACCAAATCTttcattttttgataaaaaaattaccTTAACAACAGATGCAATTTCTGCCAAACCCTTCTGTGCTGCTCCTTTCACGATGGGCGTTATTAAACCAGTGGGTGTTGCCACAGCAACTGAAATGTCTATATCTTCTAGTAGTTGAGCAGATTCACCATTCCAAACTGCATTAAGTTCTGGCACTTCCTATTCACATGAAAATTTAATGATCATGTTATAATGTAACCATATATAAATTCTTTCCTGATTTATGTAAGTAGgcatgtgtacatttgtgtgtgtctatgtctgtatgaATGTGCATATAAGAATGCATGAATTCATcaaataggtacatgtacaatgtatatgtaaatactgAACACATATTGcttggccatgagggctatagcacccgtttattacaccgaGGGACTGCAAGTTacgccaaaggccgagggaaatagcatgtgattctggtaactcacagccacgagggggtaatgaacgggtgctatagcccgaatataggccaggcaatatgtgttcaatattatgctgtgaactcgcggtggcagacgacatcgtcagaagctgccattttgacctgttGAACttgcggtggtcacgtgaccatgtaatagttgttggaactattcccctagggaaatagtcattctattttcctatcacgtgactgattctagcgaatcatggcacagcattatcactaggtatattataaacacACATAGATAGAttgagacagagaaagagaaagacagagaaagagataATAGCTAGGTAGCTCGATATATAAAGATAGAATAAACAGAACAAATGGATACACAGAGAAATAGTTGAatggacacagacagacagacagacacagacacacagacaagtacttTACCTTTAGTGCTGTTGCAATGGCTTTAATTAGGAAATCATTAACAGATactttaacattgtcttctTTTAACTGCTTTCTAAGTTTCAACACTTCCTCCATTCTACAGTCTATTGTCGCATAGAAATGGGGAGTAAAGAACTGTAAGAAAAAAAGGCAagaatttgttatattttaaatGAACAGCTTTGATCTTATTTAAACGGGAATGCCACTCCAAGAATGAAGGTATTTCAATAAACTTTGGATTCGTCAGTTCCTGATTTAACATTACATAAATGATATGCAATTGCCAAGGAAACCCAAACtagaaaatgttttcattttcatttcttgtaGGGCACAGTTTTGCATCATGGGAGCcagcatatgtattagatgaacaatatgtattcatgactatttatctgacgGCAGTAAGGACTTTGTCTTGACATACCTTTGATTCTGTCAATCTTTTAGCTATAGTTTTCCGCATACTAGTAACTTCTATATCTGTGAACTCGGCCTAAAAAAGatcaatatatataattgttacATATTAATCAGTGACAATTTTCATCAGTGTATGTGATACCATCAGTTTTGTAGtgcaatacagaaaacattattacatatctGTTGGACAATCAGTGTCCATGCACtccacatacaaatgtacacaaaatcacaTTCATGCACAAGATACATTTTTACCAATTCAGCAATTTGGTTCACAAAAACTGTTTATACAATGTTCAACACTTTTACCAAATTTGCAAATTTggataaacaaaatgtttttatgaGAGAACAGAATGCTATGTGAATGCAAGTGTTGGTTTTCAGGCTATTTCTTGCATACTTGGGAATTTAACAAGTCACTTATGCAAGTACAGCTGCAGACAATGTTGTGCTGCAAGTACAAATATACTCATGCAAATACTGTTGTTCTAAGATCTGAAAACCAATTCTTACATCTGGTATTGCAGCAATTGGTTTGACAGGTTTAGGTTTCGATGATGGTGGCGTTGGTTGTGGAGTTGGCACTTCTGTTTTGAGTTGATCTACTGGTGTTGTTGTTACCTCGGACATATGAAATGGTGTACCGGGTCTAATCAATGATTTCTCACCTCTAAGGGCATGTAATACATCACTGTAAAGTAGcataattaatatcattataataTTAGGTTATATTATACAATGCACAGGCtaagatattgtctttgaacagaaaatatagattatataccCTGTAGTTGCTCTACATCAAGATAacctgtgtctacgtcactggttccgtggtggtcaaaatatgaattCATGAATTTTGCTTAAGGAAGTATAATTATAGTACTTCCtaatattttttcatcattcagcaggaaaatacaTGTGACATAAGAATTTGTCTCTACTCGTCAAACAACTCGTAGtcacaaggccccttaggtcagtcTTGGCTGAATGCAGAAAAGCTTTGGGAAATAATGTCTAATTGTAAAACtaaatatgtttaaaatgtgTGTACAAGAGGAGATTCTAAAATGCATATCTtgagcataattatattaaagtCCATAgaagattacatgtatataaacatgtcacAATACTACATAtgtattcctgaactgaaaacaggactcccattggaaatacatgtatgtgtgctatCAAAATACTTGATATCTGTGACTGCTTAATTCTCACAGTAGTAGCCTGAGTGGTccaccagctgcaaattattgTCAGAATTGTCTGTGGACATGTGACTACTATTAATTTAGAGCACTCTGTCTGCCATTGTAATAAATGTTTCCTCTCACAAAACTCCATCAGGATGACTTTATCACTTTAACTATATCTTACCCTTTCAGTATTCTGCCATGTGGACCCCTTCCTATGACTGCAGCTGGATTGATGTCATGCTGTTCCAGTAATGTCCTTACAGCTGGTGACAGTATACCACTGTTTGAGATAAACATACATTAGTCTTCATTTATATATTGTTATAACAGTGCACATCTTATAACATCTTCCTAAAATCAGAATGTAGTTTGACAGTACTCATGACCCACTGAAAAAGAGGGCCTCAATCCCCTCCAAGTATTGGGttttaaaatgtatgattttgtGATATTATATACAGAATCTCAGTGTAAAGTTGTATCTCCTTATAATCATCCCTCTAGCAGACCAACAGTGGTACAACCCTTTCTACTTCCACAAATATATTTCCAGTTAATCTGTCATGTAACAATTTAACTTTTATCATGTCCCTATTAATAATTagagctgggttgactgagtaCAAAGGCTGTTCACTACTGAAGTATGatcatttttatgaaaacaaaacatgcaATTATCTTGACTTTATAATGTTCAGTTAAAGCATttaagacaatataaaactcaGTACCTTGCTTTACCAAGGGCGCTAGTTTCTGGTACTGGACTACCACCCGAGGGCGGTGTTGATGGCGTTGCTACTTCACTGACACTAGAGGGAGCTGTTGATGAAATACCTGCCTCTGgcggtatttgcacttgtgtgAAATCGGCTCCTTCATCTACTAGTAGTGCTATGAGTTTACCTATTGGAACATTGGCTGTTCCTTCTGGAacctgaaaacaaaacaaaaaacagctAGTACAAACATATAAATCAGATTTTCTCCTGTTTGTCAACATATGTGGAGTAATAGGTGGACTTGATTGAGCGACCTGGCCGATTCTACAGTTGTCATAACCGGTTTACACTGTCACATGCTTGGTATAGTTTGGCTGAGGGATCCAATCAAGTGTTGGGTGAGTGTTCACGTATTCAAATGTAACCTCTCCTGACATATGACATTAAACTTGCACTGCTCAGTAGTCtaaattatatttcaactctTTCCTCTATATGCAATAAGTACATATAACagaaatgtaaattttcagATTACGTTTATTGCTCCCCATCACCATGTTTGACCATCAACAACTGATAAAATCGGTCATACTATTTGGGTAGTCCTGAAAGAATGCATGCGCATTAGCCCCAGATCAAATAAGTGTGGAATGGTAAGCATCCAAAGTACCAATCTTTTACTACATTTTGCATTTAAAAAGTTTACACAAAGCACTATGAATACAACACACATCTTACCAAAATCTTGGCAAGTATCCCTTCCTCTTcaatttccatggtaacagtggCTTTATCTGTTTCTATTTCACACAGAGCATCACCTGGTTCAACTTTGTCTCCTGTGGTGTAAACAAGTGtttttaaactttcaaaaaGCTAAAATGTAGTTAAGCAACTGTAATTGGAGGGCACTTGGTAAAGCTCATATCTCCCCCATTGGCCCAATACTAAACTAGGGTCTGTAGGggtcatacccccccccccccccccccccccgtgtatattaaagggcgccctcaaagtTAACATTTGATAGTTGAAATTAGTAATGTAAAAGGTTTAAAAACTAAAAATCCAGATCCGAAATCaactatatacatttataatatagCTAACtaacaatcaaacaatcaaacaaactcAGAAGAAgagaaatacaaacaaacagaggTGAAAACAGAGCTTCTTTCAAACATCATTGGTCATGGTAATTGTGATATCTGTGCACTGACCTTCTTTCTTTAACCAAGCTACTATTCTGCCTTCTTCCATTGTAGGAGATAAAGATGGCATTGGTACTTGCATGCCTGGTACATCACCAcctgtagtacattgtacaaacatttcacatatattattatacattatttCATCTCACATCCCTCAATATAGTCTAGCATACATGGTTGCGTTTCCATGACTTGATTCTGACTCTTGTCACTTTCTCACAGCCACCTGAATGTTTGTGGTATAAAACTTGATGAATATCATTGGCTGGATCTCCCATTGTAAAGCTTATCAAAATTTGAAGAGGGTGTGTAGTCTTAGCAGGCATACAGAACAAAAATCAGTAAAGGGGTAATTCACTTGTTTTCAATGAAGAGAAATGTTAGAAGAATAGAATAGAAGGCAATAAGGTCAATACagatattttgtacaaaatgtagttttttaaaaCTGGCCTCCGATAGAACAAACATCAATCGTCTTTCTATACTGGGGTATTTGTTTATCTGTgcacaaaaaactacaagttgatCAAACCATGATTAACATGGATTGTATTGTTTACCATAGCCATACCTGTAGGTGCCGGTGCTGCAGTACTTGGACCAGGTGCTGCAGGAGCAGGTTCTGGTGCAGCTGCTGTGGTGCCTGCTGCAGCAGGGATTTCAACATCTTTATAATCTTGTCCTTCTTCTACCATCAAAGCTATGACAGTACCAATTCTAACATTGGCTGTTCCATCAGGTACCTGTACATATTGTACACAAAGAAAGTCAAGCTATGCACCGAATTCGCTGTTCCATCTAATAGGTATCTGTACAAAAACTAAATTGAAGTTATAACTACCCAGAGTAATTCTTACATTGGCTGTTCCATCAAGTATGTACCTGTTCATACAGAAAAGCACATGTATAGCCCTGactctaatagtaatacatcaTATTGGCTGTTCCATCAGGTAACAGTACACAAAACATTAACAGAACGGTCAAAGAAAAgcaggcaaacaaacaaacatgaaatgaTGAAGTGTATTTGCATGGACAACAAAGACTTTTATGCAAAGGCACAGATACTGTgctttttctttcaattttaccaATACAGACATTGCAACTGGTTGGTGGCATcaacaaaataacattatttttaaaatttgcaaCTTTCTTTTCCAATATTTGACAGCTATCATAAATTACTCTGaatcaatatttcaaaggtTGACTTTGcaaaactttatttttacaCAATAGTAGAATATTTACCATAATTTTGGCAAGAATACCCTCTTCCtctatttccatggtaacagtggCTTTATCAGTTTCCACCTCACACAAAGCATCTCCTGGTTGAATTGCATCTCCTAtcagataaatatatacattatattttttctccaattacatacaatgtacatatcaatatttaattaatttatcaGCTCAGGctcattttttatttcaaaaggacagCAAAGGTTTTATATCAGGGATCTTCCTTGCCTTTGTAGATTTATGGATTCAATTTATGTCTTAAagatgcactagctgcaactggaatgtgttttaaaaatgttatgttaaatataataatctactcgtaatatcatacaccctgaacagtaatGCATCACCATGGATAAATGTTCTTCtctagctgtacacataatatgatacaatacatccaatcacattgatttttggggtctacaccctaaaatcagcactACCAgtgcaatcacaatttcaacatgGTCAGGGATGAGATAACGACCAGCAACCACCAAAAACAATTGGCTACGATGCAATGTTTTGCTGGCGACTTTTTCAGGAATTAGTTAAAAAAATTCTTCATTTCACCCAGTATATTTCCATTATTGCACAGATTTATGAGTCTCATTCCTAGATATTACCGCCTACTGTATGTACTTTTCACTGCTTTAaattttacaattacatgtagctACATCCTTGATGGTACTGCACTACCTATGTGCAACATTGACCACTCATACAAGTACAGCGTATACTATATATCAGTGAATTCATTGCTGGTTGTCTggtcaaaaaataaaacacagttACGACTAGTGTACATTATACCTTTAATTTAAGGAGTACACAAGTAGATGTACTGAATTTACAATGCAAATCTGCTGTGTGTATATTAATTGCTATCTCTCACAATTTGGGGTAATCTGAAACAAGACATTAAAATGATaggtgttacatgtacatatgatacCTTACTATGACTAAGAAATCTGgttaattaatacatgtaaaatgttgacAAGAGAACCTAGCCTGAGGGGAAGGTCAAATCACAATCCTAGCAACACTGACATGTAACATATTGCAATACATATTTAGTCTTGTCACAAGTTATGATAATCTCAGTGTTAAATGTTGTTAGAGCAATGACGTCATTACcggtatatatattttttgggtGTACATttagagtggccatatggatgagaatttggtatttattttggatttttctttgataaaacagcttcaccatgtatttctacttgaaaaaataacgtgaaataacatataccaagtccatgttcataactcaatacattgcaaaaagatgcacaaaatgtaaaaagtttgatattgtacgtacaataacaaacattctacacattgtttaatgttttgccatttattgagatgtgaacatggacatGGTATATGTCATTTTgcataaataccaaattctcatccatatggccactttaaggaaAAGCTGTGATATAGACAAACTACATGAAACTGTTTTATTTATGTGAACTACACTAACTGTAAATGTTTGTACTTAGAAGCTGTCCACTATGTGTATGTGATGAGATTTATAATTTCATGTATCACACACTTTGGCATTCTGACATTCAAACTTGAGATTCCAAATTCACCAGATCGACTTCTCTTAATTATGAAGGTTATGATTATTGTACatctgtctacatcactggGTTCACTGATGCTATGGCACAACCACTGGGTTGCCATAGTAACTATATGGTGTAAGAAAACAAACCTGCAGTAGTTCTATCTGTTGTTTCATGGATAGAAGTAAGCGtctcatttacatgtacacctcaATGGTTGTACTTACCTTCTTTTTTCAGCCACTGAACAATTCTGCCTTCCTCCATGGTTGGGGAGAGGGCTGGCATATCTATGGGTTGTCCTGGGGTCCCTGTCATAGTTAATCAAAGAGAGAAATAGACAATAAACACAAGAGAGAAATGTCTATGAATGATCATAATTACAGAACCCCAAgctatacattttgtatgttatcAATTTTGCATTTCAGGGCTCGAaaaacagtagtcccatgcccacaaaCTACCAAATCTggtcatgggactaccataatttgcagctggtagcccactcaggctaccactgattatgtgacgAAGTTGGAAGATTTAGatgtatggacatgaaagtataatacacatatttccaatagaggaaatctgttttcagttcaggaatacaaatgtatcggactacaggtcacaatacttgggctaccaatttctgaaatttgtagcccactaggactaccaaagaaaaaagttaatttcaagtcctGCATTGTATCTAGACAATTGTTACTCAGCATGGCCTGTACTGTATTATCCCCAACAATAATGCTACTTTTCTCCTTTATTTTGTATGGGTTATATAGTGCGCCACACTGGCAGGGTACACAATATATAAATGTAGATGTACTGAGCATGGTCTGAGAATGAAAGGGACATTGTCACAATCATGAAGATCTGACTTTACTTCGTCTGCAGGCAGGACTATGCGCTGCCCTGCTTGCTTGGCGAATGTGGTCCATAACTTGATTCTGACTATTGATGTACTGTACACTAAAATCATGCAAGTTGGGCTAGACTggagttttatttatttgagcTACTTTCATTCTGGGGTTGGTTCTGAGTTAAAACCCCTGAAcgaaaaaagctaaaaaaaaatttaaaaaaattaaaaaaaatcaaaaataacattcaaaacTACCACTATAATTATTGCAGCAAAATTAAACTGAACAGTCTCAGAGTCTGGaattattactttattttttttaaatgtgtgtacaatgtatcaaGCTACATCATGtcaatacatcattacatgtataacttgaTCAATCAACATTATTCAACAACTAACAATATGTACTATCGTGTAACTGCATGTGCATCAAACATTTGGGATGAAAAATGCTATAACTTGTAAGAGTACTGTGGGGCTTGACCGCTTGTTTGATTCAATGACACTTGGAGTTACTTGTCTactgtctgtcagtgtctgGAGACCACTGATGATAAAACGTCCTCACAGGTAAGGAAACGCGGACATATATTTATCATGCATGTATCTACATTGTCACACAACACATGTTATTACTTATCATTTTCCCATGGAGAGTTAGTGTAAAAAAAGTTCACCGGTAATGTCACGAAGAGAACGAACAAAATCTGCACGTATTCAGCTCCGAGTTCGAGAGAAATAACGAGGCTGCAAGTAAAGTATTGCAATCGCCGTTTCTTTAATCCAACTTACCTAGAACTCGAACGGATGTAAATATTTTCCTCCGGTGGCAACCTACTGAGGAAAACCTTGGAGATCGTATGAAATGTCTGAATACATTTGGCGAGAAGCAATGTCTAATAAACCTTGCAGACGCCATCTTGAAATGTAAGGGGTGAACTAGGTTACATAACCATGTTGGGATTCGTTTTCAGAGTCGAACAGATTACTGTGgaatttttatattcaatggCAATCAGCTTGGTTTTTTTTCTTACTATTTCCTTTTTGATTCCCATTGTATGAAGTTATAGTACAATGAAGTTAATTCTTGTGTTCAATAAATCAAAATCCATACGAAAATACACTATAAATATTGTGACTAAAACATCAATGCGAACTCGAATCTATCCACgacaaatgtcaaaggtcacgcaaCATTAATGCTTGCAACAGCTGCCTCGGCTGCGTGCATGTGTGGCTCTGATTCTGATCGAAAACGATCGGACCGTGGCAGTGTGATTTCAGTCATACTCATGAGATGGAGGCTAACGGTACAAAATGTGCAAAGGCAAGTTTTGTTATTTGTACTCAGAAATTGTGATATGAAAGTCAGTTTTCATGTGCTTGTGACGATCGACGAGGCACTGGCAGTGTATGTATTAAACAGTATGTAGCGTATGGGTATGTGCCGCAATTGTTAGAATAAACATAGAGGGTCTATGGAATGAACCACTGTGTGTAACAACCCCTCTCAATTCTGGCACTTACCCATACGCTATATTGTATACATACCAtctatgtacacacacacacacacacacacacacacacacacatacatatacaattaatgtcattatgttgacacacacacacatacacacacactctctctctctctctctctctctctctctctctctctctctctctctctctctctctctctctctctcacacacacacacacacacgtgcgcgcAGGCATGAGTGCAAAAGAGTTATACAGTTACTTCaagtatatttatttgataattgtgTTATTACTTCCCATGGATTGGTATAGGATCACCCAAGACAACTGATTCCAGAACTTCTTACTCAGTTTTATCACATGGGATGGGTAACTGGTACTGGAGGAGGGATCACCATCAAACATGGGTAAGacaaatgttattgttattaaacCTGTACTGACTTTAACTAGAGTATTATTTTGTTGATCAGAAAACCagcaatacaatgtatattcactgacaattgttaaaatacaaatctTTTACACATTGTACAAGTCAAATGAAGGCCTATTGTATCTAGACAATATTGTAGTAATAAGTAGAAATCGTGATTCATTGGGGCACTGATTTTTAGGTGTggattcaaaaataaatttcaatatattacaccatcaatcaatcaatcaatcaatcaatcaatcaatcaatcaatcaatcaatcaaaagaatttgtatagccAAAATCCAGTACGACATAATGTTTTATGGAGCTGCACTGATGCtcaaatatgtttacctacTGGTGATTAGTACTGTGTgcagtatgtacaatattatgatcaaatcattatatctaacaaaacagtttcagaaacattcCAGTTGTGGCTAAGTGTATCTTTAAAGTGGCAGTGATAGGAACATTTcactgttttttgtttattccACCCAGTTCAAAAATACACCAAACCTTTTAATACATGAAATGGTTCAATTATTCGGTTATTTTGATGAGCTGAATCA
This window contains:
- the LOC144448506 gene encoding pyruvate dehydrogenase protein X component-like; translation: MASARFIRHCFSPNVFRHFIRSPRFSSVGCHRRKIFTSVRVLGTPGQPIDMPALSPTMEEGRIVQWLKKEGDAIQPGDALCEVETDKATVTMEIEEEGILAKIMVPDGTANVRIGTVIALMVEEGQDYKDVEIPAAAGTTAAAPEPAPAAPGPSTAAPAPTGGDVPGMQVPMPSLSPTMEEGRIVAWLKKEGDKVEPGDALCEIETDKATVTMEIEEEGILAKILVPEGTANVPIGKLIALLVDEGADFTQVQIPPEAATPSTPPSGGSPVPETSALGKASGILSPAVRTLLEQHDINPAAVIGRGPHGRILKGDVLHALRGEKSLIRPGTPFHMSEVTTTPVDQLKTEVPTPQPTPPSSKPKPVKPIAAIPDAEFTDIEVTSMRKTIAKRLTESKFFTPHFYATIDCRMEEVLKLRKQLKEDNVKVSVNDFLIKAIATALKEVPELNAVWNGESAQLLEDIDISVAVATPTGLITPIVKGAAQKGLAEIASVVKDLAGRAREGKLKLNEFQGGSFTISNLGMFGIQDFTAIINPPQAAILAIGRSRLVLNDDNKPETLMSVTLCSDQRVVESDSASQFLDAFRKNIENPFRMACL